The DNA sequence AATTGCTGGAGCTGGTGGCCGGCAACATCGGCACCTCCATTGAAGCGGCCCGTTATCGCCAGCGCTTGCAGGAAGTGCTGGCCGAAACCCAGCAGTTGAACGAAGAACTGCAAGTCCAGCAGGAAGAGCTCAAGACCGCCAACGAGGAGTTGGAAGAGCAATCGCGCATCCTCAAGGAATCCCAGGCTCACCTGGAAGCCCAGCAACAGGAGCTGGAGCAGACCAACGAGCAACTGGCCGAACAACGCGACGCCATGGACCAGAAGAACAGCGAGCTGAACCTGGCCCAGATCCAGTTGCAGGAGCGCGCCGAAGAATTGCAGCGTTCGAGCAAGTACAAGTCCGAGTTCCTGGCCAACATGTCCCATGAGCTGCGTACACCGCTCAACAGTTCGCTGATCCTGTCCAAGTTATTGGCCGAAAACCCGCAGCAGAACCTCAGCGAGGAACAGGTCAAGTTTGCCGAGTCGATCTACTCGGCCGGTAACGACTTGCTGAATCTGATCAATGACATTCTCGACATTTCCAAGGTCGAGGCCGGGAAACTGGAAGTACGTCCGGAAAACACCAGCGTGGCGCGGCTGGTGGAAGGCTTGCGCGATATGTTCAAGCCACTGGCGGCCGACAAGGGCCTGAGCTTCGAGGCGCAGTTGCTGCCTGACGCACCGTCCATGCTGTACACCGATCGCCAGCGCCTGGAGCAGGTGATCAAGAACCTGTTGTCCAACGCGGTGAAGTTCACTGAGCAAGGCAGCGTCTCTCTGTCCGTGGCCGGCCAACCGGGTTCGGGCATTGCGTTCATTGTGCGTGACTCCGGCATCGGCATCGCCGCCGATCAGCAACAGAGCATCTTCGAGGCGTTCCGCCAGGCCGATGGCACCACCAATCGCCGGTATGGCGGCACCGGTCTGGGTTTGTCGATTTCCCGCGACCTGGCCACGTTGCTGGGAGGCTCGATCACCGTCTCCAGCGAACCGGGGCAGGGCAGTGTATTTACGCTGGTCTTGCCTGAGCGTTATATCGAGCCAGGACAAACCCCGGCAGCGCCGAGGGTATTCACCCCGACGGCCACCGCGCCCGCGCCAGCCCTCCCAACACCTGCGCCTGCGCCATTGATCGCCCAGGTGGACACGCCCATCGCCCGATTCGCCGATGATCGGGACAAGGCCCCGTTCGCCACCCGGTGCATCCTGGTGATCGAAGATGAACCCAAGTTTGCGCGGATCCTCTTCGACCTGGCCCACGAACTCGGTTACCAATGCCTGGTGGCCCACGGCGCCGATGAAGGCTTTGACCTGGCCATGCAACTGAGCCCCGACGCGATTCTGTTGGACATGCGTCTGCCGGATCACTCCGGGCTGACGGTATTGCAGCGGCTCAAGGAGCGGGCCGATACCCGGCATATCCCGGTGCACGTGATTTCCGTCGAGGACCGTGTCGAAGCCGCGATGCACATGGGCGCCGTGGGTTATGCGGTCAAACCGACCACCCGCGAAGAGCTCAAGGACGTGTTCGCTCGCCTGGAGGCCAAGCTGACCCAGAAGGTCAAGCGGGTGCTGCTGGTGGAAGACGATGACTTGCAGCGCGACAGCATCACCCGGCTGATCGGCGATGACGATATCGAGATCACCGCCGTCGGCCTGGCCCAACAAGCCCTGGACCTGCTGCGTACGAATGTCTACGACTGCATGATCATCGACCTCAAGCTGCCGGACATGCTGGGCAATGACCTGCTCAAGCGCATGTCCACCGAAGAAATCTGTTCATTCCCACCGGTGATTGTCTACACCGGGCGCAACCTGACCCGCGATGAAGAGGCCGAGCTGCGCAAATATTCGCGCTCGATCATCATCAAGGGCGCCCGCTCGCCAGAGCGCCTGCTGGACGAAGTGACACTCTTTCTGCACAAAGTCGAATCCCGGTTGTCCCATGAACGGCAGCGGATGCTCAAGACCGCCCGCAGCCGCGACAAGGTTTTCGAAGGCCGCAAGGTGCTGTTGGTGGACGACGATGTGCGCAACATCTTTGCCCTGACCAGCGCCCTG is a window from the Pseudomonas brassicacearum genome containing:
- a CDS encoding response regulator gives rise to the protein MTPSSSVDEQSFRKLLSRNISLPLGMGALSAVFFIVLITYLLSVIQWVGHTDRVINNANEALKLSVDLETGMRGYLLSGDEHFLDPYEVAKPRIAVALDTLLELTADNPVQTDRLHKVQALQVEWANYAQSMIDLQRSSGDYRGAVKAGRGKRLTDEIRKTFEDIVETEQQLRAARNEEVRTTTVWSIALYLLFVAAVSGLLAYVGRRDLLTLSSNYSASLKVQQQSALHLEKQAWLRNGQTLLAEQVLGQLSLNLLGRNILQFCAQYMGTVVAALYAREENGVLKRVATYGMSREEDEQHQLIVAGEGIVGQAVQQGRPIRLDDVPDDYLKISSGLGRGLPNSVVVVPTSDDDRINGVIELGFLRPLTDRDLELLELVAGNIGTSIEAARYRQRLQEVLAETQQLNEELQVQQEELKTANEELEEQSRILKESQAHLEAQQQELEQTNEQLAEQRDAMDQKNSELNLAQIQLQERAEELQRSSKYKSEFLANMSHELRTPLNSSLILSKLLAENPQQNLSEEQVKFAESIYSAGNDLLNLINDILDISKVEAGKLEVRPENTSVARLVEGLRDMFKPLAADKGLSFEAQLLPDAPSMLYTDRQRLEQVIKNLLSNAVKFTEQGSVSLSVAGQPGSGIAFIVRDSGIGIAADQQQSIFEAFRQADGTTNRRYGGTGLGLSISRDLATLLGGSITVSSEPGQGSVFTLVLPERYIEPGQTPAAPRVFTPTATAPAPALPTPAPAPLIAQVDTPIARFADDRDKAPFATRCILVIEDEPKFARILFDLAHELGYQCLVAHGADEGFDLAMQLSPDAILLDMRLPDHSGLTVLQRLKERADTRHIPVHVISVEDRVEAAMHMGAVGYAVKPTTREELKDVFARLEAKLTQKVKRVLLVEDDDLQRDSITRLIGDDDIEITAVGLAQQALDLLRTNVYDCMIIDLKLPDMLGNDLLKRMSTEEICSFPPVIVYTGRNLTRDEEAELRKYSRSIIIKGARSPERLLDEVTLFLHKVESRLSHERQRMLKTARSRDKVFEGRKVLLVDDDVRNIFALTSALEAKGAIVVIGRNGYEAIERLNEVDDIDLVLMDVMMPEMDGFEATALIRKDPRWRKLPIIAVTAKAMKDDQERCLAAGSNDYLAKPIDLDRLFSLIRVWLPNMERI